The Coprobacillus cateniformis DNA window GAGATTGTCTCTTTAATTATGTATAGATTAGATATCAAAATCTTCAGATTTGAAATGACTGTAAAATCTTCCTTGTGTTGCTGTGAAACGAAGAACACAATAGTCTGGATCAGTAACACCTTCAGGGTAATACATTGTATCACCATCTTGCCATATAAGTTCTTTACTTTGTGCATCTTCTAAAACTTCCATTGTTCCTTTGAGCATAACGCCTCTAAAGAATCGTTTGTCACAAAAATAGATACACGCTTTGGGATCCTTTCTATATTGTGCAACTCTTCTTGAAGAAGTATTGGTTGTAAAATAAAAAATCTTAATTCCTTCTCTTATACGTGGTGGTAACATGGCTTTGGTATTAGGGAAACCTTCTTCATCAATTGAACTGATAAAAGCAACACTTTGCTTATCTATTAAATTCCCGATTGTTTTTTCTGCATCTCTCATAAATATACCTCCTTTTTTTATTATAGGATGTTTAAGTATAAAGGTAAAGAAAAGGTATTATAATGAGAAAAAAAGTCTAATAATCAATTGTGATCATTAGACTTTTTATATCTTGTCTCCATAACATACCAAATGTTATGATGACCATTGTTGATAACATTGATCTATTGATCAAGGTCAGTAAACAGTAACATAATGTTAATGATACCAGCAATACCAACAATCATATAAATAATAGCACTTAACATAGAGGTACCAAAAATACTTTCAACTAGATTAAAATTGAATAAACCAATTAATCCCCAGTTGATGGCACCTATAATTGTAAATACCAAAGCAATCTTTTGTATTAGGTTCATAGTCTACTCCTCCTAGTGATAGTATAACCAAACATGTTATCTTTATTCATAAAACATGACATTTATCATAAATTATGTTGAGGAGGAAAAATGATGAATAAGAAATATATTGCAATCATTGCTGCGGTTGTGCTTTTGGTGGGTGGATTTTGTTTTTTTAAGTTTAAATCATCTTCATTGGATAAATTGATGAAAGAGGCCAATGAATATAAGAGTTATCAATTGGTTTGTAATATGGAAATGCTTGAGAATGATGAATTAAAATCATATCAAGTCACATCAACTTATGCTAAGATTGATGATAAAGATTACTATAAAGTAGAACTTTATGATAAATCTTTAAATCAAGCACAAGTTATAGTAAGAAATGATGATGGTGTATTTGTACTTACACCTTCATTAAATCAAGCTTTCCAATTTAAAAGTGAATGGCCAAATAACTCTCCAAAACCATACATCTATCAATCATTATTATCATTTTTAAAAGATAATAAACCAGAGAAGGTGAAAGATGGATATTTGGCAAATGGAAATATGACTTATGAAAACGATGAACGTGTGAAAACACAAGAAGTCAAATTCGATAAAGATTTAAAACCTGTTTATGTAACAGTTTATGATGGCGATGGAACAGAAGTGATCAAACTCACTGCAACATCTTTTAAATCTAATGAAGATATTAAGAAAGATGCCTTTGTTCAAGAGACAATTATGAAAGAAAGCAAAAACCAATATACAAGTGCTTCTGCGTCACTACCACTTTATCCTGTATCATTAATGGGATCAACATTAGAACATGAAAAAGTATCTCAAATCCAAAATACAACAAATCATATTCTTAAATTTACTGGAGATAAGTCGTTTACAATTATTGAAAGTGCAATGACTTCAGGTGATGATATTGATGTAGAGGTTGTCAATGGAAAAATGATTGATTTAATTGAT harbors:
- a CDS encoding pyridoxamine 5'-phosphate oxidase family protein, whose amino-acid sequence is MRDAEKTIGNLIDKQSVAFISSIDEEGFPNTKAMLPPRIREGIKIFYFTTNTSSRRVAQYRKDPKACIYFCDKRFFRGVMLKGTMEVLEDAQSKELIWQDGDTMYYPEGVTDPDYCVLRFTATQGRFYSHFKSEDFDI
- a CDS encoding DUF378 domain-containing protein, with protein sequence MNLIQKIALVFTIIGAINWGLIGLFNFNLVESIFGTSMLSAIIYMIVGIAGIINIMLLFTDLDQ
- a CDS encoding LolA family protein, producing the protein MNKKYIAIIAAVVLLVGGFCFFKFKSSSLDKLMKEANEYKSYQLVCNMEMLENDELKSYQVTSTYAKIDDKDYYKVELYDKSLNQAQVIVRNDDGVFVLTPSLNQAFQFKSEWPNNSPKPYIYQSLLSFLKDNKPEKVKDGYLANGNMTYENDERVKTQEVKFDKDLKPVYVTVYDGDGTEVIKLTATSFKSNEDIKKDAFVQETIMKESKNQYTSASASLPLYPVSLMGSTLEHEKVSQIQNTTNHILKFTGDKSFTIIESAMTSGDDIDVEVVNGKMIDLIDGVAFENENQMTYVSSGIVCSLYSNDLTKAEMIAVLSSMQASNVK